From the genome of Polyangiaceae bacterium, one region includes:
- a CDS encoding tetratricopeptide repeat protein — translation MFAAAFAALPLLSGCDMQIGDGSKATLTYTEDARDAYEEAMRAYRSKSWEDARALLSEVRKLFPYSRYATLAELRLADLNFEQEKYADAVSSYREFIQNHRMDKDVEYARYRIAKSLYRDIDETFLLPPAEERDQATAQEAYREIEAVLRDNPRSRYSDDLRKMRNAVQGRLVRHELYVARFYLRQDRYPAVIARIDHAVKTYPGSELEPEALVLKAETLLKMDQEDKARALFQKVIDEYGGPFAVTARKFLGDLDARDGKQSPKAEQGS, via the coding sequence ATGTTTGCGGCTGCCTTTGCCGCACTTCCGCTGCTGTCGGGTTGCGACATGCAGATCGGCGACGGGAGCAAGGCGACTCTGACGTACACCGAGGACGCTCGCGATGCCTACGAAGAAGCGATGCGCGCATATCGCAGCAAGTCGTGGGAAGACGCGCGAGCGCTCCTGTCCGAAGTGCGCAAGCTGTTCCCTTACAGTCGTTACGCGACGCTTGCCGAACTGCGCCTGGCGGATCTGAACTTCGAGCAAGAGAAGTACGCGGATGCGGTGTCTTCGTATCGCGAGTTCATCCAGAACCACCGGATGGACAAGGACGTCGAATACGCGCGGTATCGCATTGCAAAGTCGCTCTACCGGGACATCGACGAGACGTTCTTGCTCCCGCCTGCGGAAGAACGCGATCAAGCGACGGCACAAGAAGCGTATCGCGAAATCGAAGCGGTTTTACGCGACAATCCGCGCAGCCGTTACTCGGACGATCTCCGCAAGATGCGAAATGCCGTGCAGGGAAGGCTCGTTCGGCACGAGCTTTACGTGGCGCGGTTTTACCTGCGGCAAGACCGGTATCCGGCGGTGATCGCTCGCATCGACCATGCGGTGAAGACCTATCCAGGTTCGGAGCTCGAGCCGGAAGCGTTGGTGCTCAAAGCAGAAACGCTGCTCAAGATGGACCAGGAAGACAAGGCGCGAGCGTTGTTCCAGAAGGTCATCGACGAGTACGGCGGCCCGTTTGCCGTGACGGCGCGCAAATTCTTGGGTGATCTCGATGCGCGCGACGGAAAGCAATCTCCCAAGGCGGAGCAGGGATCCTAG
- a CDS encoding tetratricopeptide repeat protein: MDARDVRRDLARAFGVGSAAWGAERRLAVSLSLLVDEGAPRSEGIFGQANAGRLIDAALGAARVPGVPRQDKQQKDRDERDEDERDEDERDEDESDSDDDEAEDDDGKAKAKKADDADESDESDEDEDEPDEAAQRVAKALGVADDDGDGEAKEASEDKPEESEEAEAAKPNRAARRREEALARRKKRAAVDASSPDEDAGLSKDKNARAKELLKRRREQAASASRGPAAGSLDAGEMVDDALARSAAAIGKWFKSNVQIIQWVVLIGLLGAGGYVLYTMRTEKNAGEASSKLLAGVAADRGIVLEEDKRSDDEKEYDPRRVFKTSGERADAALTAFGGVVEQHAGSGAAILAKLGQGGAYLEKKEYDKAIASYAEVLASPLAAADPDVKGRATEGTAFAKEGKGDLDGALASFKELGGVDVKGYKELATYHEARILFAKGDKAKAKELLEPLNTKLTTPSTEPQPIGYLKGAVGDLLTQIDPGATAASKPPAGKMPTPEELQDMARRAQEALQKKAPPQNGTP; the protein is encoded by the coding sequence ATGGACGCCCGAGACGTACGACGGGACCTCGCCCGCGCCTTCGGGGTCGGATCTGCCGCCTGGGGTGCCGAACGAAGGCTTGCCGTCTCCCTGAGCTTGCTCGTGGACGAGGGGGCGCCGAGGTCCGAGGGCATTTTTGGCCAGGCGAACGCTGGAAGGTTGATTGACGCCGCACTAGGCGCGGCTAGAGTCCCCGGCGTGCCGCGACAGGATAAGCAGCAAAAAGACCGCGACGAGCGTGACGAAGACGAGCGCGACGAAGACGAGCGCGACGAAGACGAATCGGATTCGGATGACGACGAAGCCGAGGATGACGACGGCAAAGCGAAGGCAAAAAAAGCTGACGATGCCGACGAATCGGACGAATCGGACGAGGACGAGGACGAGCCGGATGAGGCGGCGCAACGTGTTGCGAAGGCGCTCGGCGTAGCCGACGACGACGGCGACGGCGAAGCGAAGGAAGCATCCGAGGACAAACCCGAGGAGTCCGAAGAGGCTGAAGCTGCGAAACCGAATCGAGCGGCGCGTCGTCGTGAAGAAGCTCTGGCGCGGCGCAAGAAGCGCGCGGCGGTCGATGCTTCGAGCCCCGATGAAGACGCGGGATTGTCGAAGGACAAAAACGCTCGGGCCAAGGAGCTACTCAAGCGGCGTCGCGAACAAGCCGCGTCCGCGTCGCGTGGGCCCGCTGCGGGCTCATTGGATGCGGGTGAGATGGTCGACGATGCGCTTGCGCGTAGCGCGGCGGCGATCGGCAAGTGGTTCAAGTCGAACGTTCAAATCATCCAGTGGGTCGTTCTCATCGGATTGCTCGGTGCGGGAGGGTACGTCCTGTACACGATGCGCACGGAAAAGAATGCCGGTGAAGCGTCGTCGAAGCTCCTCGCGGGCGTTGCGGCGGATCGCGGCATCGTGCTCGAGGAGGACAAGCGTTCGGACGACGAGAAGGAGTACGATCCGCGGCGTGTTTTCAAGACGTCCGGCGAACGAGCCGATGCGGCTTTGACCGCGTTTGGTGGCGTCGTCGAGCAGCACGCAGGTTCCGGTGCGGCGATCTTGGCGAAGCTGGGCCAAGGCGGCGCGTACCTCGAGAAGAAGGAGTACGACAAGGCGATCGCTTCGTATGCCGAAGTTCTCGCGTCGCCGCTTGCCGCAGCCGATCCGGACGTGAAGGGTCGAGCAACGGAAGGCACTGCGTTTGCCAAGGAAGGCAAGGGGGATCTCGACGGAGCGCTTGCGAGCTTCAAGGAGCTCGGAGGGGTCGACGTCAAGGGTTACAAGGAGCTCGCGACGTATCACGAGGCGCGCATCCTGTTTGCGAAGGGCGACAAGGCGAAGGCAAAGGAATTGCTCGAGCCGCTCAACACGAAGCTGACGACGCCTTCGACCGAGCCGCAGCCGATTGGGTATTTGAAGGGTGCCGTGGGTGATTTGCTGACGCAGATCGA
- a CDS encoding sulfatase-like hydrolase/transferase produces the protein MTDLGGDGLHVPPAAPRRSASQKRVVVDEPKAPEADGVEPRRRKRIDDIALAWRIADGYLAIGAFLLLEIIVVAIVHRRELVGIYEPGLAITALWPITFAAAAPIAVAAGVIVELARHAQSMLARLGLSLASAAYGAWVAFGVSTGRHLAGGARVPFVLGVALVGFFAAFAVGPLLARALVPRRDKRFVLHVVLAVVVIEIVLELVNALVLPRLYPAFHRGLALLSLLVVPFVTVAFDGLRELTAAEARPARGVVGRYFGKLARVAMALVAFALCCAVASLSAQRMAPADNMRLVYATHAPIVSNGVEIAALLSPPPPLDDAPFIDAQRQAGRSLDLSGRDIVLITVDALRADHLSSYGYPKKITPNIDALAEGGVVFEHAYTPTPHTSYAVTSLMTGKYIRPLVLQGLGADSETWAGQLRRYGYKTAAFYPPAVFFIDAERFGAMRDRGLDFEYRKVEFASASLRANQVRDYLDAAKADSRLFMWVHLFEPHEPYEAHADHSYGDRDIDRYDAEIAVADAGIGEIVADIRKRRPNALVIISADHGEEFQEHGGRYHGTSVYEEQVRVPLVLHAPGLFSPRRVPSPVTIVDLFPTVLAGLDIPRPARVRGTDIGPFIMGTNSPESARGFAFAETDTMTMLARGPLRLVCARRIGACALYDVKQDPGQTRDLSAVRIGDMAEMRAELRAVEGSHGRYEIAGLRIEGKGWPDALRRGIAGDADAAEDVAALLDDADVAIRRKAAEVLFELRQSEVAATMRLALLRDEDDEVRRWCALGLTRLGEGASLTRELVTDADPAWRHMAALALAESGDGRGETELVAWLREGYGKNVADKDRLPFERAKEIVVALGKIKAKSAVTALIDTLDDVRLAPHAAAALAAIGQESARPALAEHLATERYQHARVALAEALVALGGGPELVAPLVRLLGVPDPLPNGLRLAIEADIVKLVGGPRDRDLARLRQFARSGVPIRIVVPKRGTGDEIRAICRARSMDDRPGEIRFGMGNGRVRPSTGRDRELVPIRAPELDPKKTAILHVPPGEAFHEVFTTLPESVGVRPGDFGEFVVYATQNIEITVCVVVPLSPELPPPPPEPWTPETYDGTSPAPSGSDLPPGVPNEGLPSP, from the coding sequence ATGACGGACCTCGGTGGGGACGGTCTGCACGTCCCTCCTGCCGCGCCTCGACGAAGCGCGAGTCAAAAGCGCGTCGTCGTCGATGAGCCGAAGGCGCCGGAAGCCGACGGGGTCGAACCGCGTCGTCGCAAGCGCATCGACGACATCGCGCTCGCATGGCGCATCGCCGATGGGTACCTCGCCATCGGTGCTTTTCTCCTGCTCGAAATCATTGTCGTAGCGATCGTCCACCGGCGTGAGCTCGTCGGAATCTACGAGCCAGGACTCGCGATCACCGCGCTTTGGCCCATCACGTTTGCCGCTGCAGCGCCGATTGCAGTCGCTGCTGGCGTGATCGTCGAGCTCGCGCGTCACGCGCAGTCGATGCTCGCTCGCCTTGGTTTGTCGCTCGCGAGTGCGGCGTACGGGGCATGGGTTGCGTTTGGAGTGTCGACAGGGCGGCACCTCGCGGGCGGAGCTCGGGTGCCGTTCGTGCTTGGTGTGGCGCTCGTCGGCTTTTTTGCAGCGTTTGCCGTAGGGCCACTTCTCGCGCGAGCGCTCGTGCCGCGCCGAGACAAACGGTTCGTCTTGCACGTCGTGCTCGCGGTAGTCGTCATCGAGATCGTCCTCGAGCTGGTGAATGCGCTGGTGCTTCCGCGTCTTTATCCAGCGTTTCACCGAGGTTTGGCGCTGCTGTCGCTGCTCGTCGTGCCGTTTGTCACGGTCGCCTTCGATGGTCTGCGCGAGCTGACCGCGGCCGAAGCAAGACCTGCGCGTGGTGTCGTCGGGCGTTACTTCGGCAAGCTCGCCCGTGTGGCCATGGCGCTCGTTGCGTTCGCATTGTGCTGTGCCGTGGCGAGCCTGTCGGCGCAGCGCATGGCGCCTGCGGACAACATGCGCCTCGTGTACGCCACGCATGCTCCCATCGTGTCGAACGGCGTCGAGATCGCGGCGCTCTTGTCGCCGCCACCGCCGCTCGACGATGCGCCCTTCATCGATGCCCAACGCCAGGCGGGCCGTTCGCTGGATCTGAGCGGTCGCGACATCGTGCTCATCACGGTCGACGCGCTGCGGGCGGATCATTTGAGCTCATACGGTTATCCGAAGAAGATCACGCCGAACATCGACGCGCTCGCGGAGGGCGGAGTCGTCTTCGAGCACGCGTACACGCCGACGCCGCATACGTCGTACGCGGTCACGTCGCTCATGACGGGCAAGTACATCCGTCCGTTGGTGCTCCAAGGTCTTGGTGCCGACTCGGAAACGTGGGCCGGTCAGCTTCGACGCTACGGGTACAAGACGGCAGCGTTTTATCCGCCCGCCGTGTTCTTCATCGATGCCGAACGCTTCGGGGCCATGCGCGATCGCGGGCTCGACTTTGAATACCGCAAGGTCGAGTTTGCATCGGCATCGCTGCGAGCCAATCAAGTGCGCGACTACCTGGATGCGGCGAAGGCGGATTCACGCCTGTTCATGTGGGTTCATCTTTTCGAACCGCACGAACCTTACGAAGCGCATGCGGACCACTCATACGGGGATCGAGACATCGATCGATACGATGCGGAAATTGCCGTTGCCGATGCGGGAATCGGCGAGATCGTCGCGGACATTCGGAAGCGCAGGCCGAACGCGCTGGTGATCATCAGCGCCGATCATGGCGAAGAGTTTCAGGAGCACGGCGGCCGGTATCACGGCACATCGGTGTACGAAGAGCAGGTGCGCGTGCCGCTCGTCCTGCACGCGCCGGGCCTGTTTTCGCCGCGCCGAGTCCCTTCGCCGGTGACGATCGTCGATCTCTTTCCAACGGTGCTTGCGGGACTCGACATCCCACGACCTGCGCGTGTGCGAGGTACGGACATCGGGCCGTTCATCATGGGAACGAACAGTCCGGAGAGTGCGCGAGGGTTTGCGTTTGCCGAAACGGACACGATGACGATGCTCGCACGCGGCCCGTTGCGACTCGTTTGTGCTCGAAGGATTGGCGCGTGCGCGCTGTACGACGTGAAGCAGGATCCGGGGCAAACGAGGGATCTGTCTGCGGTTCGAATTGGGGACATGGCGGAAATGCGTGCGGAGCTTCGAGCTGTGGAAGGCTCGCACGGTCGGTACGAGATCGCGGGGTTGCGCATCGAAGGCAAAGGATGGCCAGACGCGCTCAGACGCGGCATTGCAGGCGATGCCGATGCGGCTGAGGACGTCGCAGCGCTGCTCGACGATGCGGACGTCGCAATTCGTCGCAAGGCGGCCGAAGTGTTGTTCGAGCTGCGCCAGAGCGAAGTGGCGGCAACGATGCGACTGGCGCTGTTGCGCGACGAGGACGACGAGGTTCGGCGTTGGTGCGCGCTGGGTCTCACGCGTCTGGGCGAGGGTGCATCGCTCACGCGGGAGCTCGTGACCGACGCGGATCCGGCATGGCGTCACATGGCAGCGCTCGCGCTTGCGGAATCTGGCGATGGGCGAGGGGAGACGGAGCTCGTCGCGTGGCTGCGCGAGGGTTACGGAAAGAATGTTGCGGACAAGGATCGATTGCCGTTCGAGCGCGCGAAAGAGATCGTCGTGGCTCTCGGCAAAATCAAGGCGAAGTCCGCGGTGACGGCGCTCATCGACACGCTGGATGACGTGCGTCTTGCGCCGCATGCGGCGGCAGCGCTTGCGGCGATTGGTCAGGAATCGGCGCGGCCTGCGCTTGCAGAGCATCTTGCGACAGAGCGGTATCAGCATGCACGCGTGGCCCTCGCCGAAGCGCTCGTTGCGCTGGGTGGTGGTCCGGAGCTCGTAGCGCCGCTGGTGCGCCTCTTGGGCGTTCCGGATCCGCTTCCGAATGGGCTTCGTCTCGCCATCGAAGCGGACATCGTCAAACTCGTTGGAGGTCCAAGGGATCGCGATCTCGCGCGCCTGCGGCAGTTTGCGCGCAGTGGCGTACCGATTCGTATCGTCGTGCCCAAACGCGGCACGGGTGATGAAATTCGCGCCATTTGTCGCGCGCGTTCGATGGACGATCGCCCCGGTGAAATTCGGTTCGGGATGGGCAATGGACGGGTTCGTCCGAGTACGGGACGCGATCGTGAGCTCGTACCGATCCGCGCACCGGAGCTCGATCCGAAGAAGACCGCGATTTTGCACGTGCCGCCGGGTGAAGCCTTTCACGAGGTGTTCACGACACTTCCGGAATCGGTGGGCGTGCGTCCGGGGGACTTTGGGGAGTTTGTCGTGTACGCGACCCAAAATATCGAGATTACCGTCTGTGTGGTGGTCCCGCTGTCTCCCGAGCTTCCGCCGCCCCCGCCGGAGCCATGGACGCCCGAGACGTACGACGGGACCTCGCCCGCGCCTTCGGGGTCGGATCTGCCGCCTGGGGTGCCGAACGAAGGCTTGCCGTCTCCCTGA
- the greA gene encoding transcription elongation factor GreA encodes MAEQRVPMTPEGQARLRDELERLKKVELPQVVKDIGVARDHGDLSENAEYHAAKERQGLIVARISFIEQTLSRAEVIDPSKLSGSKVQFGARVKLANVDSGEEFTYQIVGPEEADIKQNRISVSSPLARALISREVGDEVKVVMPAGPRTFEILEISYA; translated from the coding sequence ATGGCTGAACAGAGGGTGCCGATGACACCCGAAGGGCAGGCTCGGCTTCGCGATGAGCTCGAACGGCTGAAGAAAGTCGAACTGCCGCAAGTGGTCAAAGACATCGGCGTTGCACGCGATCATGGGGATTTGTCCGAAAACGCGGAGTATCACGCAGCGAAAGAGCGTCAGGGGCTCATCGTTGCGCGGATCTCGTTCATCGAGCAGACGCTGAGTCGTGCGGAGGTGATCGATCCGTCGAAGCTCAGCGGGAGCAAGGTGCAGTTCGGTGCACGCGTGAAGCTTGCGAACGTCGATTCGGGCGAAGAATTCACGTACCAAATCGTCGGGCCGGAAGAAGCGGACATCAAACAAAACCGCATTTCGGTGTCGTCGCCTTTGGCCCGTGCGCTCATCTCGCGCGAAGTGGGTGACGAGGTGAAGGTCGTCATGCCCGCTGGGCCGCGTACGTTCGAGATTCTCGAGATCAGCTACGCATGA
- a CDS encoding sigma-54-dependent Fis family transcriptional regulator, whose product MEHQPSAANELTPNPPGEAPVRPTVLVVDDERNIRRTLDLVLRGDGYDVIEAESGEQALELLAHGQKPVELVIIDLMLPGIGGLELLARIRHDESTRALPVVVISGHATVHDAVKAIKLGAGDFFEKPVTRERVLVSVKNALHSSELARKVRDLETELLSRYEMIGRSAAMQRLYKEIDRVAPTKTGVLIMGESGTGKELVSRAIHRLSPRATGPFVKVNCAAIPNELFESELFGHERGAFTGAVSRKRGFFEQAHGGTLFLDEIGDMAPSAQAKVLRTLQSGEVSRLGSEHSIQVDVRVLAASNKDLEREASAGRFREDLYFRLAVFPIRVPALRERMEDIRPLADAFMTAFCKENGLKPKRIDPTVYSALEIRSFPGNVRELKNVIERAAILSGDMVTIADLPEDPHASPFDDDIGNESAPAPRESTPAPSIPAPPSLAEIPRSEGGRRLTLREFRDAAERRYIIEVLQSLEWNISRAAIVLGVERTNLHKKIRAYDIRRG is encoded by the coding sequence GTGGAACACCAGCCATCCGCCGCAAACGAGCTCACTCCGAATCCGCCAGGCGAAGCGCCGGTTCGTCCGACGGTCCTGGTCGTCGATGACGAACGAAACATCCGCCGAACGCTCGATCTGGTGCTTCGAGGCGATGGGTACGACGTCATCGAAGCGGAATCCGGCGAGCAAGCCCTGGAGCTCTTGGCGCACGGCCAAAAGCCCGTCGAGCTCGTCATCATCGACCTGATGTTGCCCGGAATCGGCGGCCTCGAGCTGCTCGCACGCATCCGCCATGACGAGTCCACGCGAGCACTGCCTGTCGTGGTGATCAGCGGACACGCCACCGTTCACGACGCCGTAAAAGCCATCAAACTCGGCGCGGGAGACTTCTTCGAAAAACCCGTCACGCGCGAACGCGTGCTCGTCAGCGTCAAGAACGCGCTCCATTCATCCGAGCTCGCACGCAAAGTTCGCGACCTCGAAACCGAGCTTCTGTCTCGGTACGAAATGATCGGACGATCCGCCGCGATGCAGCGCCTCTACAAGGAGATCGATCGCGTTGCTCCGACGAAAACCGGCGTGCTCATCATGGGCGAAAGCGGCACGGGCAAAGAGCTCGTCAGCCGCGCCATTCACCGTTTGTCCCCGCGCGCGACAGGCCCGTTCGTCAAAGTGAATTGCGCAGCAATTCCCAACGAATTGTTCGAGAGTGAACTATTTGGGCACGAACGAGGCGCGTTCACGGGCGCTGTGTCTCGCAAACGAGGCTTCTTCGAACAGGCTCATGGAGGCACGCTGTTTCTCGACGAGATTGGCGACATGGCTCCATCGGCGCAAGCCAAGGTTTTGCGCACGCTGCAATCCGGAGAAGTCAGCCGCCTCGGCAGCGAACATTCGATACAGGTCGACGTCCGTGTTCTCGCCGCATCCAACAAAGACCTCGAACGCGAAGCTTCTGCCGGTCGCTTTCGCGAGGACTTGTACTTCCGTTTGGCCGTCTTCCCGATTCGCGTCCCTGCGCTGCGCGAACGCATGGAGGACATCCGCCCGCTCGCCGATGCGTTCATGACCGCGTTCTGCAAAGAGAACGGCCTCAAGCCAAAGCGCATCGATCCCACGGTCTACAGTGCGCTCGAAATCCGCAGCTTTCCGGGCAACGTACGCGAGCTGAAAAACGTCATCGAACGCGCGGCGATCTTGTCCGGTGACATGGTGACCATCGCCGATCTTCCCGAAGATCCGCACGCGAGCCCCTTCGACGACGACATCGGCAACGAATCAGCGCCCGCACCGCGTGAATCCACGCCGGCACCGAGCATTCCTGCACCGCCATCACTCGCCGAGATTCCTCGATCCGAAGGAGGCCGGCGTCTCACGTTGCGCGAGTTCCGAGATGCAGCCGAACGTCGCTACATCATCGAAGTGCTGCAAAGCCTCGAGTGGAACATTTCACGCGCAGCCATCGTGCTCGGCGTCGAACGAACCAACCTGCACAAGAAGATCCGCGCGTACGACATTCGTCGCGGATGA